The Cupriavidus necator DNA window ACTTCGTTGGCGTCAGGATCGGAGCGCCCTTGTTCTTCAGCAACAGCACCATGAACTTCGCGGGCCTGGTGTTGCTGGCGTTGCGCCCGACAATATGAATATCGTCAGGGCCTTCGTGGAAGGTCTGCCCGGCAGTCAGCGTGACTTCCTTGCCGCCCCGGACTCCCATCACGATACTGCCCTCAAGGACATAGACGAATCCGTGCGCGTCATGGCGATGCACCGGGTCGGCGCCGCCGGGCGGGTATTCCACCACGATCATCTGCACCTCCTTGCCGGGATATTCCGGAAGCGCCTCTGTCGACAGCAGCGTCACCTTGGGCTCCGGCGGCGCAGCCATGGCCGGTTGCGCCACCAGCAGGACGGAAAGCAGCAGCGGGGCCAGGCCCAGCGTTCTGATGATTTTCACGATGTCACTCCAGCTTTGCCTTATCGAGGCCATAGGCCTTGTCGGCCGAGCCCGGCACGGTCCGGAAGGCCACGTTCAGCCGGTTCCAGCCATTGATGGCCATGACCAGAAAGGTCAGGTCCGAGAGTTCCTTTTCCGACAGATGCGCGCGCACGCGCTCGTACAGGTCATCCGGCACACCGTGCGGCGGGATGTTGGTCAGCACCTCGGTCCACGCCAGCGCGGCCCGCTCGCGCGGCTGGAACAGCGTCGATTCGCGCCAGATCGCGACATGGTGAAGGCGGAGCTCTCGCTCGCCATGGATGCGCGACTGCTTGACGTGCATGTCCAGGCAGAAGGCACAGCCATTGAGTTGCGAAGCGCGAATCTCGACCAGGTCACGGATGGATGGCTCGATCGCATTGTCCTGCAGCAGGGTGCCGAATTCCAGGTACTTCTTGAAGAGTTCGGGGGACTGCTTCATGGCATTCACGCGTTGGGTCATGTCGGCTCCTGAGGGATGGAAAATGTGAAGGGATGCCGTGGCACTCACCACTGCGTGCCGCGGCAT harbors:
- a CDS encoding carboxymuconolactone decarboxylase family protein, with product MTQRVNAMKQSPELFKKYLEFGTLLQDNAIEPSIRDLVEIRASQLNGCAFCLDMHVKQSRIHGERELRLHHVAIWRESTLFQPRERAALAWTEVLTNIPPHGVPDDLYERVRAHLSEKELSDLTFLVMAINGWNRLNVAFRTVPGSADKAYGLDKAKLE
- a CDS encoding cupin domain-containing protein, with product MAAPPEPKVTLLSTEALPEYPGKEVQMIVVEYPPGGADPVHRHDAHGFVYVLEGSIVMGVRGGKEVTLTAGQTFHEGPDDIHIVGRNASNTRPAKFMVLLLKNKGAPILTPTK